The Natribaculum luteum genome contains the following window.
CGACTTGAGACCGACGCCCCACCAGATGTCGACCGACTCGACCTCGACGAACGACTGGGCGGCGATCGCCGCTGCGCCGGTGAGAAAACCCGGCGTCGCGCCGGCCCCACAGACGAACGTGATACCCGACTCCTCGAACGCCGCCGTTCGCTCGTCGAGCATCCCGATCACGCGCGAACGCTTGAGAACGTCCACGAGGACACCCTCGTAGTCGGCGTCGACGAACCGATCCGCAACTCGAGGGATGAAGTCGTGTTCGTAGTTCGGCAGGGCGACGAGCACGGCGTCGATCTCCTCACTCACGTCGATGACGTCGCCGATCGCGTCCTCCGTGGGACGGGCCTGCTCCGAGGCGACGACGCCTTTGTCCTCGCCGTGTTGTTTGACTGTGGCCGCGCCGCCATCGGCTGCGACCTCGTTGTCGATATTCCCTTCGGTGGCGTCGAGCAGTTCCTCGACGTCAAGTCCGTCGAAGTCGACCGCGACGCCGTGGCGGTCACACGCCGCGACGGGGGTCAGGCCGTCTTTGTGCTGGCTGACCTCGAGCGTTCGTCGTCCGATACCGCCGGTTCCGAGTACTGCGAAGTTGACGTCGTCCATGGCGTGTCGTGTCGTCTGCTGTCGTCATACTACTGGACAACAGTCAGTGAATACTCGATCGCGTCTCGCCGTCTGTCGCCGCTGGCGACAGCGTCTCGAGTGCGATCGATGTCTGAACCGTTTTGTCCAGCAGTATCAGTCGTCGCTCGATTCTACGCTGGCGTTGCTCTCGACGGTGCCGACGGCGGGCTCGACCGGGTCGTCCCGACCGCGAGCTTTCACGGCCTCGGGATCGAAGTCGTTTACCGATCGGTTGGGCTCGAGCCCGGCGCGTTCGACGATCTCGATGTCCTCGCCGGGCGACTGCCCCTCCGTCGAGAGGTAGTCGCCGGTGAGGATGCCGTCCGCACCCGCCTCGAGCGGCAGATGCTGTTCGTCGGGGGCGAGGTTCGCCTCCCTGCCACCGGTGAGGCGCACTCGAGCCTCCGGGTGCAAGAGTCGGTAGACTGCGACCGTCTTGACGATCTCCTCGGTCGTGATCTCCGGCGTCTCGCCGCCGAGTTCGGTGCCGGCGATGGGGTTGAGGACGTTCACCGGCAGCGAGGAGATCCCGATCTCCTGTAAGGCGATGGCAGCGTCGACCCGATCGGTGGGCGTCTCGCCCATCCCGAGGATGACGCCCGCACAGAGGTCCATGCCGGCCTCCCTGGCCACCTCGAGGGTGGCGACGCGGTCTTCGAACTCGTGTGTGCCGACGACCTCGGGGAAGTAGTTCGGCGAGGTCTCGATGTTGTGATTGTAGTGCTGGATACCCTCGTCGGCCAGAATCGCGGCTTCCTCCTCGGTGAGGATGCCGAGCGAGGCGTCGATCTCGAGGTCACACTCCTCGCGAACCAGCCGGATGGCCTCGAGGACCTCCGCCCACTCCTCGGGGCGCTTCTCTTTCGAGACGCCCCGTTCCGCGACGACGATGCCGAATCGCTGGGCGCCGTCGTGTTCGGCGCGTTTCGCGGCCTCGAGGACTGCCTTCGGGCCGATGAAGTCGTACGTCTCGATGCCCGTATCGAAGTGGACCGACTGCGCACAGAAGCCGCAGTCTTCCGCGCAGTTGCCCGCCTTCGCGTTGACGATCGAGCAGGCGTCGACCGTGCCGTCGCCGAAATGATCGCGAACGGCGGCTCCCGCCTCCGCGAGCGGTTCGACAGGCTGGGCGATCAGCGCCAACCCGTCAGTTCGATCGAGTTGCTCGCCGGCGAACACCCGCTCGAGTGCGTCGTCTACCGTCCGATTTCCCGTCTCGTAAACCACGGCCTAGCGATTGGTTGACGTAACTATAATCGTTGTGGTACGTCACAAATTTCGTCACGTTCGGGCCACAGCGACGGTCCGATAGCCGAACGTCGAGGTCGATGAGCCAGACGCCGGCTCGATCGTCAACCGATCGCACTCACCGCGGCGTCTCCGCGCCCCACTTCTCGAGGGCCGTCGCCAGCTCGTCGTGGTCGTCGGCGTACTCCTCGAGCGGGACGCCCGCCATCGAGGCGTCGACGGACTGCCTGAGCGCCCTCGCGCCGGTTCGAGTGCCGTCCGGGTGGCCGTGGATGCCGCCACCGGCCTGGACGATAATGTCCGTCCCCAGCGCCTCGAGCAACTGGTCGACGACGCCCGGGTGGAGGCCGCCGGAGGCGACCGGCAGGACGGGATTCAGCCCGTACAGGTCCGACGTGAGCCACTCGTTGATCCCCGGCGTGTCCTCGTTCTCGAGTTTGCCCAGTCCCGCGGTGCCGGTGTGGAGGTGATCGACGCCACAGAGGCGGGCGATCTGTGCGAGTACGCGCATCGAGACGCCGTGGTACTCGAGTCGGTCGAAGGCGGCGTGCATCGCGCGGTGGGCGTGGATCGCGAGACCGTGGTCGGCGGCGCGCTCGCGGACCGACTGGACGGCCGACCAGCCCGACGTGATTACGTCGACCATGACGAAGCCGCCGCCGTGTTCGGCGACGAGGTCGACCCGTTCTAGCATCTCCGTCGTCTCCCCGGTGACGTTGACGAGGTAGTCTTTGCGTTCGCCCGTCTCCTCCTGGGCGCGGTCGCGCGCGGCGAGGCTCTCGGCGAGGCGATCCTCGAACGGGTTGAACGCCTGGTCGGTGAGGTTCTCGTCGTCTTTCAGCAGGTCGACGCCACCGAGCCACGCCTCCTCGCCGACGCGGGCGTGTGCCGCCGTCGAGAGGCCGACCTTCGGCTTCGGCACCGTCGCAAGCACGGGGCGGTCGTCCGCGTCGAGTTTTTCCGTCGCCACGTCTGGCCCGAACAGTGGGCCCGGGAATCCCTCGACGATCGTCTCGGGCCAGCGACAGTCCTCGAGTCGGATCGTCTCGACAGCCTTCATCCCCATGATGTTGCCCGCGATACACGAGAGGATCTGCGCCATGCTCCCCTCCTCGAACAGGTCGGCGGGGTAGGCCACGGTGATCTCGTCGCCGTCGATTCCGCAGGCGACCGCCCCGAGGTCGGTGAACTCGTCCTCGTCGACGTGGAGGGCGGCCCAGGTCCCGTTCGACGATTCGGAGGCGACGCGACTCGCCGCGCTCTCCATCGACATCCCTTCGCCCGGTTCGACGGTAAACTCACAGACCAGCTCGGTCTCCGACGGTTCGTACTCGAGGTCGAGGAAGTCGTCGTACTCGATTCCAGTCATCGTGATTTCGTCGGTTCACTGCCCGGCGCAATAGCGCTTGTGCCGACGGCTTCGACGCGGCCGTTCACACACGACCTCGACCTGTCGAGTCCAGTTGTGAACGACCGCCCGCGGGTGAGAGCAGGTCACCGTTCTCCTTGACGCTCGGTTCCTGTCGACTCGCAGTACCGGAACGCTCGCCGATCACGGTTCTCGTGTGGTCTGTGGTTCCGATCTCGGCGAGAAACCCGCTGACGACGCCGGTTTCTACGAGCGCGTTTCGCCCGCTCGTCGAACACATAATGGTTCAGTTGAGTGACCGTACCAAAATTTAAAGTTTTTGGCCGGTGTAGAAGCCAAAAGCGAGGACATGACCGACAGTACGACGGACGAGAAATCCGGGGAGGGGATGGTGGAACTCGGTCCCAGCGCCGACGAGCTCTTTGGCGACCTCGAGGACGAGTCCCTCGAAATCGACGAGGACGATCGATCGGCCACCGAGACGAGCGCCGAAGACGACGGGATCGAAGACCGGACGGCCACCGACGTATTCGACCAACTTCGCGCCGAAGGGGACGCGACGCTCGATACCGATTCGGTCCTCGTCGACGAGAGTCCCGAGGAGATCATCGCCAGCGCCGACGAAGACGCCGACGAGGACGAATCCGACCTCGACGACGCGCTCGTCGACGAGGCAGCACTCGACGAGTTGCTCCTCACCGGGCGGACGAAAGAAGACGAGTTCCTCTGGATCGACAGCGACACGGAAGGGGCGTCGTCTGCAGACGACCACGAATCGACGACGGCGACCGACTCCGACGCCGAGACGGAGCCAGCTGCGGCGTCGACGGCCGAATCAGACGACGTCGAGCAGTTCACGGACGAACTCGCCGATGAGGGGGCGACCGAAGACGAACTCTCGAGTGAGACCGTCGACGAAGGCGAGTCGACGGACGACCTCGAACCGGAGCCGAGCGTCGACGACGTGGTCGACGACGAGTCGATCGAGGACGACGCGTCGAGCAATCTCGAGGACGAGATAGCCGACACACTCGAGGACGAGACCGACGACTCGTCTGCCGACGAGATGGCCGAAACGGATTCCGAAGCGGACGAAGACGCCGATGCCGACGAAACCGACGACGACGGACCGTCCGGGTTCTTCGGCTGGCTTCGCGCGAAACTCGGGGCCATTTTTTAATGGACCGGTGTCGGAATCGTTTTTCGGCCGGCCGTAATACATTCACGTATGGACGAGACCGACGAACTCGAGCGGATTCGTGAGAAGAAGCGAGAAGAGCTGCGCAAGCGCGCCGAGCGCGAACAGCAGGCCGCCTCGAGTCCCGACACGCCGGTTTCGGTGACGGGATCGGGGCACTTCCAGGAGGTCGTCGACCGTCACCCGATCGTCCTCGTGGACTTCTACGCCGACTGGTGTGGGCCCTGCCAGATGCTCGCGCCGACGCTCGAGACGATCGCCGCGGAGACGACGGCGACCGTCGCGAAAGTCGACACCGACGCCCACCAGCGGCTCGCCCAGCAACACGGCGTGCAGGGACTGCCGACGCTGGTGCTCTTCGTCGACGGCGAACCGGTCGAACGACTCGTCGGCATGCAAAACGAGGCGACGCTCCGGCAGGTAATCTCGAACCACCAGCCAGCGTAGAACCGAAAACGGAGAGACGAGAGCCGGTTACAGGAACTCTTCGATGTGGTCGGCGACCTCCTCGGGAGTGTCGCCGACTGGGACGCCCGCGTCGTTCAGGGCGTTGATCTTGCTCTCTGCCGTGCCGGTGCCGGAGCCGGAGACGATCGCGCCGGCGTGACCCATGCGCTTTCCTGGCGGGGCCGTGCGACCAGCGATGAAGCCGGCGACGGGCGTGTCGACGTGTTCGTCGATGTAGGCCGCGGCCTGCTCTTCGTCCTCGCCGCCGATCTCACCGCACATGACGATGGCTTCCGTCTCGGGGTCGTTCTCGAAGAGCTCGAGCGCGTCGATGAAGCTCGTGCCGATGATCGGGTCGCCACCGATGCCGATCGCGGTAGTCTGCCCGATTCCGCGCTGGGTGAGGCTATCGACGACCTGGTAGGTCAGGGTGCCCGAGCGGGAGACGAGGCCGACGTTACCCGACTCGAAGATGTTGCCGGGCAGGATGCCCAGCTTGGACTCGCCGGGGGTGATGAGGCCGGGACAGTTCGGGCCGATGAGACGGGTGTCCGTCTCGGTGAGGCGCTTGTTGACTTTGGCCATGTCCTGGGTCGGGATACCCTCGGTGATGGCGACTGCCAGATCGAGGTCCGTATCGAGAGCCTCGAAGATCGCGTCACCGGCGAACGCCGGCGGGACGAAGATGACCGAGGTGTCGGCGTCTTCCTCCTCGACGGCCTGGTCGACGGTGTCGTAGACGGGGACGCCGTCGACGTCCTGGCCACCTTTGCCGGGGACCGCACCGGCGACCACGTTGGTGCCGTACTCCATCATCTGGCGGGCGTGGAACTTGCCCTCGCCGCCAGTGATGCCCTGTACCACGACGCGAGTGTCTTCGTCGACGAGTACGCTCATTATTCGTTCACCTCCTCAGCGTACTCGACAGCACGCTGGACCGCATCCTCGAGGGTCTGTTCGACCGTCACGAGGTCCTCGTTGAGAATTTCCATACCTTCCTCCCAGTTGGTGCCGGCCAGACGGACGACGACCGGCTTGGGGATCTCGTCGAACTGCTCGAGTGCTTCGTTGATCCCTTTGGCGACCTCGTCGCCGCGAGTGATGCCGCCGAAGATGTTGAAGACGACGCTCTCGACGTTGTCGTCGGAAAACACCATATCGAGTGCGTTCGCGATCCGATCGGCTTTCGCGCCGCCACCGACGTCGAGGAAGTTCGCGGGCTCGCCGCCGTAGTAGTCGACGAGGTCGAGCGTGGTCATGACGAGACCGGCACCGTTGCCGATGATCCCCGTGTTGCCCTCGAGTCGGACGTAGTCGAAGCCGTACTCGTCGGCCTTCTGCTCGAGTTCGTCGCCGCCGGCGGCCTCCTCTTCCATCTCGGCGAGTTCGGGCTGGCGGAACAGCGCGTCCTCGTCGATGTTCATCACGGCGTCGGCCGCGATGACCTCGTCGTCAGAAGTGACCATCAGCGGGTTGATCTCGGCGTCGCTGCCGTCTTTTTCCTCCCAGAGATCGTACAGCGTCGAGAGGACGCTCGAGACGCCACGAGCGAGGTCGCAGTCGACGCCCGCGTCGTAGACGGCCTTGCGTGCCTGGTAGGGCATCATGCCGAAGGAGGGGTCGACGTGTTCGCGCGCGATCGCGTCGGGGTCCTCCTCGGCGACCTCCTCGATGTTGACGCCGCCTTTCGTCGAGACCATCGCGACGGGCTTGCCCTCGCCGCGGTCCATCGTGATTCCGACGTAGAGTTCGTCAGTGAAGTCGACTGCCTGCTCGACCAGCACGCGGTCGACGTAGTAGCCTTTGAGATCCATCCCGAGAATGGCGTCGGCCGCCTCACGGGCTTCCTCCTCGTCCTCGGCGAGTTTGATCCCGCCGGCCTTTCCGCGGCCGCCGACCTGTACCTGCGCCTTGATCGCGACCGGGTAGCCGATCTCCTCGGCCGCGGCCAGGACGCCGTCGACGTCCGAAGCCAATTTCGACTCCGGCGTCGGGATTCCGGCATCGGCGAAGACCTGCTTCGCCTGATACTCGTGCAGTTTCATGCGCACTCGAAAGGCGGATTCCTCCCCGCTTAAATCCTGCCAGTTTGTCTCGCGCTCATTCCGCTTCTTTTATACGACCTCGTCCGTACTGGGCCGACGGCGGAGCCGTCGCAGCGACCGGCTCGAGTGCGTCGACACGAGAGAACGCGCGCCTGAGACTACTGGACAACAGTCAGTAATACTACTGGACAACAGTCAGTACACTCCTGATCGCGACTCGACGGCTGTCGCCACCGGCGACAGCGTCTCACGTGCGATCAGTGTGTGACCCTTTTGCCGGCAGTACGAAAAAGCGGTCCCGTTCACGTCCGGCTGACGTTATCTGTGCACCCCCGTTCCGTGACGCGGGACCGAGCCACCCCCCACCACCTACCGCAGGCAGTATCACGTACGAGCGCCATATCAGTGTATTCCACACACGATGTGCACGCCGTGCACGGATCGCCAGCGTTACGCGAGGGGCTCTGCGTCTCTCCTGTACGCCTCGTACCGCTCCGTCGCCCACTCCCTGACGTCGTCGTCCGTCGACTCGAGCAACGCCTGCGGAATGCCGGCCTCGTCGTGGACGCCGATCTGGACGGCGTCGTCGAGGATGCCCAGGTAGTACGGAACCTCGCCGTCGTACTGGTAGATCGTGACGTTCTCCAGGTCGGCCAGCGACTCGAAGTGCTCGCGAAGAGTCGGGGTCGACTGCACCGTCTCGACGACCTCGTCAGCGAGGACGATCTCCGCGGTGGCTCCCGATTCGGCGGCCGACCGCGCCGTCTCGAGTGCGTCTGCCGACGTCGCGGGAAGGACCGCTCTCGTGCGTGCGGTCGTCGTCAGCGTCTTCAGATGACTCTCGACCGGCGCGTACGGGTTCGCGGCCGTCGCCTCGACGACCGTCGCGTCGACCAGCGCCTGCGGATCGACGTCCAGGGGAACGTCTGCCTCAGTAAGTTGGCTCAACACGGCTTTCGCTCGCTCGATAAACGCCACCGTCTCGGTCATCTCGCCGATGCCCGTCGCGACGAGTTCTCCCGCGATCGTGATCTCGTATCCGTCGGCGACCGAGTGAACCAGCCCGCGTTCCTCGAGTGCGTCGAGGTTTCGCTGTACAGTCGTCCGAACGACGCCGATCTCTCGCCGTAACTCCGCACTGGTCAGGGACCCGCATTCGGTCAGTGCCTCGAGAATTCGTACCCGACAGGTAGAGCGGACGAGAAACTCGATCTCAGCTAGCGACTCCCTCCCCATACGTTCGACCGATATATTTACACATCGATACTTTAGCTCTATCGGCCGTTCTGGCACCGAGAAGCCAACCATTCGTCGGTATTACAACAGCATGGTACTCCGTGGCCGATTCGTATCTCGAGAGAAACGACCGCTCGACGAGGTGTGGCTGTCGCCAGGTGCAGCGGAGACCCACTCGATCTCCGATCGCTGGCTCGCGACGAACTCGAGTGCTTCCGTTCGTGGCCGGTCGACCCTGCGGTCCGTTACTGGTCTGACTCGAGATTTCGATCGCCGGATCGAACGGTCACCACCGGGACCGGACTGGTGCGGACCACCTTCTCGGTGACGCTTCCCAGGAGGTAGCGCTCGATACCGCCACGGCCGTGCGTGCCCATCACGACGAGGTCGACGTCGTGGTCGTCGACGTACGTGCCGATCTCCCGCCAGGGTGAGCCGCGTTCGACTGCCGTCACGACGTCGACCCCCTCGCCCTCTTCCCGGGCGCGCTCTGCGGCGTCGTCGACGACGGTCCGGGTCGCCTCGATGGCTTCGGCGGGAGACGTGAGCACGTCGAACCCGATCCCGGTCGTGTCGACGACGGAGACGACGTGCAACGTCGCATCGTTTCGGTCGGCGACCTCGACGGCGACCTCGAGCGCGCTCGCGGCGACGTCGCTCCCGTCGGTCGGCAGGAGGACGGTCTCGTACGACGGTAACGCCCCCGGTTCACGGACCGTCAGGACCGGCACGTCGGCGGATCGAATCACCTGCTCTGTGACGCTCCCGAGTCGGTGCTGTCCAGGGTCGCCGCTGTGGGCACCCATCACGACGAGGTCGATCTCGTACGCGGTCGCGTACTCACAGATCGCCTCCGCCGGGTGGCCCTGGACGACGTCGTCTCGTACGGAGACGCCTCGCTCTCTCGCTCGCTCGACCGCCGCCGTGACGATCTCTTCGCCTTCGCTCTCGAGGACGTCGCGGACGCTCCCCTCGATTCGAACGAGACTCGGTTCGTTCGTGTCCGCGACGTACAGCACGTGGCATTCCGCGTCGTGGCGCGACGCGACCTCGAGTGCGTGGTCGACGGCGAGGTCGGCCGTCTCGCTCCCGTCGGTCGGGACCAGGATTCGGTCGTACATACTGCCACTAGCGTTCGCGTCTACCTTAACCGTGGTTCGATCACCGTCGTTCGTTTTCGATGGCGAACCGATCGGGTATCGAACTGTCAACCCGGGAGAAACAGGTTGAGAAACGCCACGACGAGTCCCGCAAGTCCCATGCGGACGCCAGCGACGATCCAGTTCTGTTTCGAGATCGACCCGAGGTACGCGCCGAAGCTGAACAACACGAGTACGCCGATCGCGATGCCGACGAGCGTCGCCTCGAGCAGCGACAGGTAGATCTCGTGGAGCAAGAACGGGAGCAGCGGGAGGATGATGCCGATCAGCGGACCGATGCCGCTGGCGACCGCGTTGACTTTCCGCGCGCCGACCTGGTCTCGCTGGACTTTCGTGTCCTCGAGGTCGGTCAGCATGGCACGTTCGATCCGCACGATCTCGGCTTGTTTTTCGGCCCGTTCGATCTCCCAGACGCTCCAGACGCCCGACGTTCCCAGCCCGACGGCCGCCCCGAGGCCGATCTTGAACACCGTGAGGCCGTCTGGGACGCCCGACAGGTACGCGCCGACGATGACGCCGATGCTCGTCAGCGTGCCGTCGAAGCCGTTAGAGATGAAGTACCGCCGCGAGATCGACCTGACGTCCTCCTTGCGGAGCAGTTCGCGAATGTCGGCCATCGTCGCAGCTCAGCGGTCCTGGGGCGTTTCGCTCTGTTCGATCACGCGCTCGCCGCAGACGACCTCGTCGATCGAGTGGACCGTCCCGCCGAGTTCCTCGACCGTCTCCTCGACGACCTCGGCGTCGATCGCGTCGCCCTCGAGCGTGAGTTTGAGATTCTGCACTTCGCGATCCGTCTCCACCAGCACCGCGTTGACGCCGTCGACGCCGTCACACGCCGCGACGGTCTCTGCGAACTCGACGATGCCCGGTTCGTGCGGTTTCAGGAGATCGAGAACGAGCCGCTGTATCGGTACGGTCACGACGTCCTCCGATTCGACCCGGGTGCTCTTATTGATACTGGACGCTCATCGATTGGCCGGCGCGTTCGGCACCATGCGTCTGACGAGAGTCGCGACGCCGAGATAGGCGGGGAGACAGACGACGAGGACGCCGACGAGGAGCGCCCAGTCTTCGAGTCCGAGCGGAACCGTTCCAAAGTACCGATTCAGCGGCGTGTACAGTACCGACAGCTGAAGGAGGATCGACGTGACGACGGCGACCGAGAGCCACGGGTTCGACAGCATCGGCGTGTCGCGCAGCCAGCGGATGACGTACAGCCCCAGGAGCTCGAGGAAGACGAAGCCCGTGAACACCATCGTCATCGTGTACGGCGTGGTCTCGGGGGCTCCTTCGAGAGTGTAGATCATGAGCGCGAGCAGTACGACAGTGGTCACGGTCCCCATCCCGCCGATCAGCCCGAGCATCGGCTTGCCGACGATTCCCTGATCGGGCTCGCGTGGCGGTCGGTCCATCACGTCTTCACTTGCGGGATCGGCCCCGAGGGCGAGCGCCGGCAGGCCGTCGGTCATCAGGTTGATCCACAGTAGCTGGACGGCGGGGAGGATGAGGTAGCCGTACAGCGAGGCGATGAAGACCAGCGCGACCTCGGCGACGTTCGCGCTGAGGAGGTAGGCGACGAACTTCCAGATGTTGTCGAAGATCGCCCGGCCGCGCTCGACGGCGCGCTCGATCGTCGCGTAGTTGTCGTCCATCAGGACGATGTCGGAGGCCTGTTTGGCGACGTCGGTCCCGCGAATCCCCATCGCGACGCCGATGTCGGCGTTTTTCAGCGCCGGCGCGTCGTTGACGCCGTCACCTGTCATCGCGACGTCGTGGCCGTTCGCCTGCAGTGCTCGCAGGATCCGAACCTTGTGGCTGGGCGAGGTCCGGGCGAAGACGTCGACCTCCTCGACGCGCTCGCGAAGCGTCTCGTCGTCCATCGCCTCGAGGTCGCGACCCTCGAGTACCGACGTCCCGATGCCCAGCGATTCTGCGATCGCTCTCGCCGTCCGAACGTTGTCGCCGGTCACCATGTTCACGGCGATGCCGGCGCGTTTCGTCGCCGCGACCGCGTCGGCGACCTCCTCGCGGGGCGGATCGATCATGCCCACGATCCCCACGAACACGAGTCCGTCCTCGAGGTCCTCGCCGTCGTCGGGGTCCTCGAGGTACGCCATCGCCAGCACGCGGAGGGCGTCGTCGGCGAACGCCTGGACCCGCGACTCGATCCGGTCGCGGGCGTCGTCGGTCATCGCCGTCGGGCCGTCGGCGGTGAGCACCCGATCGCAGTTCGAGACGACGACTTCGGGTGCACCTTTGACGTAGCCCACGTCGTCGTGGACGGTCCCCATCCACTTTCGTTCGGAGGAGAACGGGACCTCGTCGGTCCGCGGGTGCTCCTCGCGGAGCGTCGCGACGTCGAGTCCTCGCTTTTCGGCCACCTCGACGAGCGCCCGCTCGGTCGGGCCGCCCTCGTCGGCCGTCGAGTCGTTACACAGCGCCGCGATCCGCAAGAGCAGTTCCTCGCGATCGGTGGCTTCGCCCTCTCGATCCTGGACGTCGACGACGGTGTCGTTCAGCCAGAGCCTGCTGACCGTCATCTGGCCTTTCGTGAGCGTCCCCGTCTTGTCCGTACAGACGACGTCCACGGAGCCAAGCGCCTCGACCGACGGGAGACGCCGGACGAGCGCGTCCGCCTCGGTCATCTTCCGGACCCCCAGCGCGAGGGTGAGCGTCACCACTGCCGGCAGTCCCTCTGGGACCGCGGCGACGGCGAGTGACACTGCGGTAAGCGCGGCCTGGATCGCCCCGACCCCTCGAACGAGCAACAGCGGGACGACGAGCGCAGCCAGCACGAGCACGCCGATTCCGAGGTTGCGGCCGAGCACGTCCAGCTCCTCCTGCAGCGGTGTCCGCGTCTCTGCCGTCGACGCCAGTTCCTCCGCGATCGCGCCGACTTCCGTCTCCATGCCGGTCGCCGTGAGTACGGCGACGCCCTTGCCGCGGGCGACGTTCGTCCCCTTGTACACCATGCTCTCGCGTTCGGCGAGCGGCGTCTCGTGATCGACCGGCGACGACGACTTCGAGACCGGCACGCTCTCCCCCGTGAGTGCGGCCTCGTCGACCACGAGATCGGTCGCCTCGAGTAGCCTGCCGTCGGCGGGAACGACGTCGCCGCCGCGCAACAGGACGACGTCGCCAGGGGCGAGTTCCGTGGCGTCGACCTCGGTCGCCTCGCCGTCTCGGCGGACCGTCGCCGTCGGCGCGGCGAGTTCCCGAAGCGACTCGAGACTTCGTTCGGCCCGGTAGTCCTGAATGAAGCCGAAGATTCCGTTCGCCACGACGATGATGCTGATCAGGACAGCGTCGACGGTGTTTCCCGCCCAGACCGAGAGGACGACGGCACCCAGGAGCACCCAGATGAGCGCGCTGTCGAACTGGGCGACGAAGATGTCGAGCGACGTCCGCTTTTCGCCCCGAACGACGTCGTTTTCGCCGTACTCCTCGAGTCGTCGACTGGCTTCTTCGGGAGACAGCCCGTCCCATCGCGTCTCGAGGTCGTCCAGAACCTCGGTCGCGTCTCGAGCGTGTGCTGGATCGGACACTGTCTACGTCTTCTATTCCGGTCCCCATGGGTGTATCCCTCTGTCACGTCGTCGCCGCTCGAGTTGCGTCCGAGCGACGCTTGGCCGGGGTCGGAGTCGGCCCGATACCACTCGAAACGCTCATTCGTCTGCTGTCTCTACGTTCCCCAATGGCGACGTGGGTCGACGTCCTCGTGACGGCCTTCGTGTTGCAACTTCTCGCGCTCCCCGGCGAGAAAGGCCAGCTCGTGATCGCCGGGCTCGCAACGAAGTACAACCCGTACGCGGTCGTCGCCGGCGCAGCGACGGCGTTCGGTGGGTGGACGCTCCTCGAGATCTACCTGGGCCAGGCGCTTCAGGGAGCACTCCCGGAACTGTACCTCGACGTGATCACCGCGGGACTGTTCGTGGCGTTTGCGATCTGGATTCTGTACTCGCGGATCGACGACCTGACTGCCGACGCGTCGACGTCCGAACCCGCCACCAACGGCGATTCGGACTCCGTCGCGAACGGCGGCCAGCGCACACTCGAGCACGCGTCGGATGCTATCTCGTCGTCGACGACCGGCTACCTCTCGTCGTTCTCGGCGATGGCGTTTGCCGAATTCGGCGACAAGACCCAGCTCGTCACGATCAGCCTCGCCGTCCAGTACGGGGCACACCCCGCGATCTGGGTCGGCGAGATGCTCGCGATCGTTCCCGTGAGCCTGGCGACGGCGCTCGTGTTCGACCGGGTCGCACACTACTTCAACCTCGTGTGGGTTCACCGCGCGGCGGCAGCGATGTTTCTGCTGTTCGCAGCCGA
Protein-coding sequences here:
- a CDS encoding helix-turn-helix transcriptional regulator, whose protein sequence is MGRESLAEIEFLVRSTCRVRILEALTECGSLTSAELRREIGVVRTTVQRNLDALEERGLVHSVADGYEITIAGELVATGIGEMTETVAFIERAKAVLSQLTEADVPLDVDPQALVDATVVEATAANPYAPVESHLKTLTTTARTRAVLPATSADALETARSAAESGATAEIVLADEVVETVQSTPTLREHFESLADLENVTIYQYDGEVPYYLGILDDAVQIGVHDEAGIPQALLESTDDDVREWATERYEAYRRDAEPLA
- a CDS encoding universal stress protein, which translates into the protein MYDRILVPTDGSETADLAVDHALEVASRHDAECHVLYVADTNEPSLVRIEGSVRDVLESEGEEIVTAAVERARERGVSVRDDVVQGHPAEAICEYATAYEIDLVVMGAHSGDPGQHRLGSVTEQVIRSADVPVLTVREPGALPSYETVLLPTDGSDVAASALEVAVEVADRNDATLHVVSVVDTTGIGFDVLTSPAEAIEATRTVVDDAAERAREEGEGVDVVTAVERGSPWREIGTYVDDHDVDLVVMGTHGRGGIERYLLGSVTEKVVRTSPVPVVTVRSGDRNLESDQ
- a CDS encoding VIT1/CCC1 transporter family protein, producing MADIRELLRKEDVRSISRRYFISNGFDGTLTSIGVIVGAYLSGVPDGLTVFKIGLGAAVGLGTSGVWSVWEIERAEKQAEIVRIERAMLTDLEDTKVQRDQVGARKVNAVASGIGPLIGIILPLLPFLLHEIYLSLLEATLVGIAIGVLVLFSFGAYLGSISKQNWIVAGVRMGLAGLVVAFLNLFLPG
- a CDS encoding DUF211 domain-containing protein; its protein translation is MTVPIQRLVLDLLKPHEPGIVEFAETVAACDGVDGVNAVLVETDREVQNLKLTLEGDAIDAEVVEETVEELGGTVHSIDEVVCGERVIEQSETPQDR
- a CDS encoding calcium-translocating P-type ATPase, PMCA-type; the encoded protein is MSDPAHARDATEVLDDLETRWDGLSPEEASRRLEEYGENDVVRGEKRTSLDIFVAQFDSALIWVLLGAVVLSVWAGNTVDAVLISIIVVANGIFGFIQDYRAERSLESLRELAAPTATVRRDGEATEVDATELAPGDVVLLRGGDVVPADGRLLEATDLVVDEAALTGESVPVSKSSSPVDHETPLAERESMVYKGTNVARGKGVAVLTATGMETEVGAIAEELASTAETRTPLQEELDVLGRNLGIGVLVLAALVVPLLLVRGVGAIQAALTAVSLAVAAVPEGLPAVVTLTLALGVRKMTEADALVRRLPSVEALGSVDVVCTDKTGTLTKGQMTVSRLWLNDTVVDVQDREGEATDREELLLRIAALCNDSTADEGGPTERALVEVAEKRGLDVATLREEHPRTDEVPFSSERKWMGTVHDDVGYVKGAPEVVVSNCDRVLTADGPTAMTDDARDRIESRVQAFADDALRVLAMAYLEDPDDGEDLEDGLVFVGIVGMIDPPREEVADAVAATKRAGIAVNMVTGDNVRTARAIAESLGIGTSVLEGRDLEAMDDETLRERVEEVDVFARTSPSHKVRILRALQANGHDVAMTGDGVNDAPALKNADIGVAMGIRGTDVAKQASDIVLMDDNYATIERAVERGRAIFDNIWKFVAYLLSANVAEVALVFIASLYGYLILPAVQLLWINLMTDGLPALALGADPASEDVMDRPPREPDQGIVGKPMLGLIGGMGTVTTVVLLALMIYTLEGAPETTPYTMTMVFTGFVFLELLGLYVIRWLRDTPMLSNPWLSVAVVTSILLQLSVLYTPLNRYFGTVPLGLEDWALLVGVLVVCLPAYLGVATLVRRMVPNAPANR
- a CDS encoding TMEM165/GDT1 family protein; translation: MATWVDVLVTAFVLQLLALPGEKGQLVIAGLATKYNPYAVVAGAATAFGGWTLLEIYLGQALQGALPELYLDVITAGLFVAFAIWILYSRIDDLTADASTSEPATNGDSDSVANGGQRTLEHASDAISSSTTGYLSSFSAMAFAEFGDKTQLVTISLAVQYGAHPAIWVGEMLAIVPVSLATALVFDRVAHYFNLVWVHRAAAAMFLLFAADIVAEYAFGVSVLPL